In Chitinophaga sp. H8, the sequence CGGCTGAAAAAATCCCGGCTTTCTTAAAAGCACTCCGGATCATCAGTCCTGCACTAAGCCTGGGAGGGGTAGAAAGTCTTATCTGCGCACCTGCCGTTACTTCCCACCGGGGATTAACGCCAGCCCAGCGGCAGGAACTGGGAATAAAAGATAATCTGCTACGTTTGTCTGTGGGTATTGAAAATGTGGATGATCTGATAACAGATATTGATACCGCCATATCAAAGGCCATGCATTAACAGGCAGGGCTAGGTAAACTTTACCTGCTCTCCTGCTTTTATTTCCCTGCCACGCTGGCGCTGTGCTTCCGCAAAAGCCTCATCCGGCAAGGGTTTAAATCCCCTGGGGGCTTTATGCGCCGGGCCTTCGTAGATCCCTACAAAAGGTTTATTATACATTCTCCGGCTTACCGGGTCCGTCATCCTGAAATACTGTACATACCAGCCCTTTACCGGCTTGGTATCCACAGGAGTTTTCCTGCTCACCAGTTGCCGGTTGGCCAGTATCTTATCCAGGGTAATCAGCTCGATGGCCTTAGCCGTAAAAAAGTAGACCTTTCTGCCCCGCAAGGAATGGCCGCTTTTAAACACGCCTGCATGATGCCATTCGGTGGCAAATATCTCCAGCTCTTTTGCTGTAATTTTTGCATGGAATTTTTTGGACAATAATGCAGCCACTTCACCTGCTTTTAGTAGCCCCTTTGTTTCCGCATCCTGATAGTTCTCTGATTTTCCCTGCTGCAGATAATGGCTCATTTTCATGGCGGAAAGTTACAGGTATTTATTTTATTTCTGGTCTGAATATCAATAGCAGCAAGGTTATTCCATTGTTGAATACCGGATAATAAAAAAATATGTAGCCATTTAACTACATTTACCTATATTTGTAGCCAAATGACTTCATAATGGAAAAAAGAAGAGATGTGTTTCAGGCAATTTCGGATCCTACCCGCAGGGAGATCATACAGCTGGTATCGCACCAGCCCCTTAATCTCAACAGCATAGCAGGGCATTTTGACTCCAGCCGTCCTACGATATCGCAGCATATTAAAATACTGACAGAATGTGGGTTGATCATTATAAAAAAGCAGGGGCGGGAAAGGTATTGCGAAGCCAAACTGGAGCAACTTGCAGAGGTATCTACCTGGGTAGAACAGTACCGGAAATACTGGAATGAAACAATTGATGCAATGGAAATTTATATAAACGATTTACAATCTAAAAAAACAAAAAATGACAAACAAAAATGAGCTTTTCGCAACGGTCCAGGAGCAGGATACCTTCATATCCCGGACCATTAATGCACCCCGGGCCCTGGTATTTAAAGCCTGGACAGATCCTGAACATTTGAAGCACTGGTTTGCCCCCAGGGGTTGCAGCCTGCATTTCACCGCGATAGATGTACGGCCGGGAGGTGGCTTTCACTCCTGTATCCGGACACCTGATCTGAAAGACTGCTGGTGCAAGGGTACATATCTTGAAATTGTTGCGCCTGAAAAGATTGTGTTCCGGATGGCCGTGTCGGATGAACATGGCAACCTGATCTCATCAGCAGAAGCAGGCATGGCACCAGACTGGCCCGAGGAAACAACCGTAACGGTTACATTTGCGGAAGAAGGGGAAAAAACAAAATTCACGCTGCATCAAACAGTAGCTGAAACACTGGCCAAACGTACCGGCGCTTACCCAAGCTGGCTGGACATGCTGGATATCCTGGAGGCGCAACTGCAGCAACACTCAGGTACATCCAGATAGTACGAACAAAGTACCAGCCCCTCGTATTTGTACTAGCTGATTTCAAATTCAGGCGCGTATGTTACCACACCGGTAATATGATCCAACGCATGGGGAAATAACTCCTTCCCCATAAAAGCTGCCGCAGGCACTTCAAAAGGTGCCGTAATATTCCATTTTTCTGCAGGAACAAATCCAAATCTTGGATAGTAATGCGCGTGCCCCAGCACGATCACCGCATTATAGCCGAGGCGGGCAGCCTTTGCCAGTCCTTTTTCGACCAGCAACGTACCAGCGCCTATTTTTTGATATTCCGGTAATACCGCCAGCGGGGCAAGGGCCAAAGCAGTAGCTTCCCTTTGCCCTGCTGCGGTTATGCTGATCCTCGTAAACAGGATATGCCCTATCAGTTTATTTTCATAAATGGCTACCAGGGAAAGCGCGGGGATAAATGCGGTACTGTCCCGCAAACGATCTACCAGCAGGGCCTCCTCTTTTCGCCCAAATGCCTGCTCATTAATATTAAAAACAGCCTCCTGGTCCGCTTTTATCTCTTCCCGGATTGTAATTGCAGTTACTATACCCATTGCCTTGATTTAATGAGGTGATGCCCACCTGTTGCCGGTGCACCTCCCTAATACCAAATATAGCCCAATTCAACTATACTGCTTTCCACACGCTCCTGCTACATTTCCTTACACATTATCCAGATATAAACCGGAGATATTCCGTAGATATCCCATAGATATTCCGACTAATCCTATTGTCGGGATATCTACGGGATATCTACGGGACATATACGGGATATCTACGGGATATCCATAACGAAACGTAGGTCCATGGCAGGGTTTACCCGGATTTTACCCAGGCTTACCTACTTAAAATCCGGTTCCCGGTGTTTTTAAAGTGTAAGTACGACTCTTCCTGTTGCGTTTCTGCTTTCTATTGACCGGAATGCTGCGGCCACTGCTGTATAGGGGAATACCGCCGCCTCTGACTTCAGTTTACCTTCCTGTATCCAGGTGACCATTTCATGCCACCATTGCTGTTTATTTTCCGGCGTAGCATGGTATATAGATGCGCCTGTAATACGGTTGGCTTTAAGCGCCAGGGTATTTCCGTCTATGGTCATACTTTTTTCCGACATATTACCATAGGCCACCATGGTACCACCTGGAGCGATCATAGCAGCCAGGGTCGTACCGGTATCTCCGCCAATGGCATCCAGGATCAGGTCGGCTCCTGTATGGTTCGTAGCCTTAGCTATCTGCTCCTGCCAGTCGGCATCAAAATAGCTGCAGGCATAGGTAGCTCCTAAGGACTTTGCATAGATTACTTTTTCTTTATTCCCTGCAAGTGCAATAATGTTCTTCCCTCCTTTAAGCCTAGCCAGCTGTACTGCAAAGGAGCCTACACCACTTGCTGCAGCAGTAATGATCACGGACTGGTAATCTTTAGCCTGCTCCAATAGATACCGGGCGGTGAGACCCTGTGATAATAGCCCTTGCGTAGGGGGAAGGCCGGGTGGAATTAAAAAAACGTCTTTTGCATTGATGACTACAAATGCAGCATAGCCATTGCCTGCTATCCCTGTTACCCGTTGCCCTGCGGTAAGATGTTTTACGTTGGCGCCTACAGCTTCAATCACTCCTTCTATCTCTGCCGGCATCTTCGCGGGTAAAGGGTAAAATGCCCGGTATTTTCCCTGCCGGATAAGCACACTCGCGTAATTAATACCGATGGCTGTTGTTTTGATAAGCACTTCTTCTGCCTGGGGCAATGGCTTTGCCGTTTCCTGCCATTCCAATACTTCAGGACCTCCATATTGATTCAAAATAATTGCCTTCATCTTTGTTGATTTGATGGTGATTAATCCAGCAACAAAGATGAAGGCAATTTGCTTTAGCAGCACTATGCATTCCCCCGGGGAAACGGACTATAACGGGGGTTACTTACCATTAATTTCGCTGTTAAACATCCAGCGCTTACCAAACTTGTCGGCGATAGCGCCGAATTTAGCCCCCCAGGGCATTTCCTTAAATGGTTCTGCGATCTGGCCACCTTCCGCCAGCTTATTAAACAGGGCTTCTGTTTCTTGTATACTTCCGCCACCAACACTCAATGTCACATCATTACCCGGAATAAATCCATCTGGTCCGATCATGTCAGATCCCATCAGTACCATCCCACCACTGATCAGCATACTGTGCATGATATGATGCTGCATACCCGCAGGGCATTGTGCTGCCATAGGGGTTTCTGCCACCGTTTGTAAAGTAAGCTCCCCACCCAGGCATTGCTGGTAAAATGTCATAGCTTCCCGGCAAGTGCCTTTAAAATTCAGATAGGCATTTATTTGTAGTGCCATTATGTTCAATTTAAGGTTTTAATAAAACAGATAATTTTTCACCAGCGGTACGATAGCTGCTGCAGCAGCTGTACACCAGCCCGGTAAAACAAACTTAGCCACAATTCCGGTTTCCGGGGAAGGCCAATCGCGACAATATAAGGGGGAAAACACGACGCTGCTGCCTCATTTTCCTTCCGCATGAAAAAACAGTATCTTTGCGCACATTTTTAATACAATCTATCATGAAACTGGAAGAACAAGTACAACAAAGGAGCGAAAACAAGTGCGAATTATGCCAAAGCAGTAATAATTTAAGGATATATGAAGTACCTCCTACCTCCAGCAGCAATCAGGATAATACCATCTTCATCTGTGATAAATGCCAGGCCCAGATTGATAAAAAAGAAGAGCTGGACAGTAACCACTGGAGCTGCCTTTCCACTTCCATGTGGAGTGAAGTGCCAGGAGTACAGGTAGTATCCTGGCGTATGCTGCACCGCTTAAAGAACGAAAGCTGGGCAATGGATAACCTCGATATGATGTATCTCTCTGATGAAACATTAGCATGGGCAAAAGCCACTGGTGATCATGATAGTGATGGCACCGTAGATCTTCATAAAGATGCGAACGGTAATATATTACAAAGCGGGGATACCATTGTACTAACAAAATCACTGGATGTAAAAGGCTCTACACTCAATGCAAAAATGGGAACTGTAGTCAAGAACATCCGGTTGGTGCCAGAGAACACAGAACAAATTGAAGGTAAAATAGAAGGCCAGGTAATTGTAATCCTCACCAAATATGTGAGAAAACAAGGGTAATGGTAGCTTTATAAAATAAAAAGAACCGCTGCGGAGCGGTTCTTTTTATTTTATAAAGCTAATGATCTGCTAACTTCCTTTTTTCCCGGAGTTCCTCAAAACTCAGTTACCCGATCTCTCCTTTTCCTCCAGTGGTACGTGCCATGGAAATTACCGGAATAAATTAACAGTCAAAGCCAGTGTAAAGTTGTTATCAAGATAAGTGCGTACCCCTGATGTCTGAGAGGTATAGATCAGTTGTAGCCCAACAGTAGAAAGGAAATTGAATCCTGCGCCCACCGTGTAGTTTTTGGAAGTATGATATAGCCCGAATACATTCATCCTATTGTTAAGGAGCAGGACATTGGCACCAAAATCGAATATATTATCAAAACCGCGCACTCCTCTGAAACACACTTTAGGCTCAATAGCGGTAAATTCATTGCCAATATCCCACCTGTAACCCGCTGCGGCATAAAAACCAGCACTGTTGCTAATATCCTGGTTATCCTTCCTGAAATATCCCACTACATTGGGCAGTGCCCCTTGCAGTGTAAGGTGCCCATCTGTGTAAGCCATACCAAAATCCCCATCAAAGTAATTGTCCCGGCGGTTAAACAATCCAATAGAAGGATCATTTGGATTTCCAATGATCCCTTTCACATCCAGCCGGTCACTACGCAAGCCAACAGACAACCCAAAATGAAGCTGTTGGGTACCGGATACGGTTAAAGGCAAATGGTAAGCATAGGTAAGCGACACACGGGTTCTGTTAATCAATCCTGCCTCATCCCGGTAAACATTCAAACCTGCCCCTACCCTTTTACCTACCAGGTAATCTGCAGTAAATGCCATTGTTACCGGCACCCCAGGATCATTATTAAATTGCCTGCGATAGGCGCCATTAATATGTAAGCCGGAATCAATCCCTGCAAAAGAGGGATTGCCCAGATATTGATTCTGAAAATACTGGGATGCCAGAG encodes:
- a CDS encoding ArsR/SmtB family transcription factor, which codes for MEKRRDVFQAISDPTRREIIQLVSHQPLNLNSIAGHFDSSRPTISQHIKILTECGLIIIKKQGRERYCEAKLEQLAEVSTWVEQYRKYWNETIDAMEIYINDLQSKKTKNDKQK
- a CDS encoding SRPBCC family protein yields the protein MTNKNELFATVQEQDTFISRTINAPRALVFKAWTDPEHLKHWFAPRGCSLHFTAIDVRPGGGFHSCIRTPDLKDCWCKGTYLEIVAPEKIVFRMAVSDEHGNLISSAEAGMAPDWPEETTVTVTFAEEGEKTKFTLHQTVAETLAKRTGAYPSWLDMLDILEAQLQQHSGTSR
- a CDS encoding GNAT family N-acetyltransferase, translating into MGIVTAITIREEIKADQEAVFNINEQAFGRKEEALLVDRLRDSTAFIPALSLVAIYENKLIGHILFTRISITAAGQREATALALAPLAVLPEYQKIGAGTLLVEKGLAKAARLGYNAVIVLGHAHYYPRFGFVPAEKWNITAPFEVPAAAFMGKELFPHALDHITGVVTYAPEFEIS
- a CDS encoding quinone oxidoreductase family protein, whose protein sequence is MKAIILNQYGGPEVLEWQETAKPLPQAEEVLIKTTAIGINYASVLIRQGKYRAFYPLPAKMPAEIEGVIEAVGANVKHLTAGQRVTGIAGNGYAAFVVINAKDVFLIPPGLPPTQGLLSQGLTARYLLEQAKDYQSVIITAAASGVGSFAVQLARLKGGKNIIALAGNKEKVIYAKSLGATYACSYFDADWQEQIAKATNHTGADLILDAIGGDTGTTLAAMIAPGGTMVAYGNMSEKSMTIDGNTLALKANRITGASIYHATPENKQQWWHEMVTWIQEGKLKSEAAVFPYTAVAAAFRSIESRNATGRVVLTL
- a CDS encoding VOC family protein, with product MALQINAYLNFKGTCREAMTFYQQCLGGELTLQTVAETPMAAQCPAGMQHHIMHSMLISGGMVLMGSDMIGPDGFIPGNDVTLSVGGGSIQETEALFNKLAEGGQIAEPFKEMPWGAKFGAIADKFGKRWMFNSEINGK
- a CDS encoding PhnA domain-containing protein; amino-acid sequence: MKLEEQVQQRSENKCELCQSSNNLRIYEVPPTSSSNQDNTIFICDKCQAQIDKKEELDSNHWSCLSTSMWSEVPGVQVVSWRMLHRLKNESWAMDNLDMMYLSDETLAWAKATGDHDSDGTVDLHKDANGNILQSGDTIVLTKSLDVKGSTLNAKMGTVVKNIRLVPENTEQIEGKIEGQVIVILTKYVRKQG
- a CDS encoding PorP/SprF family type IX secretion system membrane protein produces the protein MRNFIRAGIAVLLLSTSAQQAVAQSWGNTSTQVDPLASQYFQNQYLGNPSFAGIDSGLHINGAYRRQFNNDPGVPVTMAFTADYLVGKRVGAGLNVYRDEAGLINRTRVSLTYAYHLPLTVSGTQQLHFGLSVGLRSDRLDVKGIIGNPNDPSIGLFNRRDNYFDGDFGMAYTDGHLTLQGALPNVVGYFRKDNQDISNSAGFYAAAGYRWDIGNEFTAIEPKVCFRGVRGFDNIFDFGANVLLLNNRMNVFGLYHTSKNYTVGAGFNFLSTVGLQLIYTSQTSGVRTYLDNNFTLALTVNLFR